CAGGCTGGCAGCAAGGCATTATGGATGATGGTCCTGGGCGGTGGCGTGGTCGCCGGAGCAATCGGAATGCTGTGTTTTTATACCGCTCTAAAAGGAGCTCCCTTGGGGCGAGTGATGCCCATCGCCTTTACTTCACCCCTGTTCGGAGCCCTGATGGGCATCCTGTTAGGAGGTGAGCCACTCACCTGGAAAGTTGTGCTCGGCGGGTTACTTACCGTCAGCGGTATTATCATCTTGACCTTTGGATGAATCTGGTTGCATTTCGGGAGCTATTAACCCCCCTCGGTCAGCAAGCCCTTGCTCAGGCGGTAGCTCTGCATCCCAACGATGAGAGCTACCTGCGCCACTACCAGAGTCTCTGTCGCCGTTTTACGGCTCAACTTGCCCAGGCCGCCTTAGAGACGGCAATTCTACGCCGCAAAGCTCAAGCCAAAACTCCCTTCGCCGAACACCTGTACTTTACCCGGGAAGCTCTGGAACAGGCCTCGCAGTGGGAGATTGCCCGCTATCGCGCCCAGCGCCTGCAAGGATATCAATGTATCCTGGACCTGGGCTGTTCGATCGGCAGCGATACCCTTGCTTTTGCCCAGGTGGGGTTCACGGTGGGAATTGAACTCGACGCCTTGCGGCTTGCCATCGCCCATGCCAATCGGCGCGCCCTACATCTCGAGCAGCAGATCTGTCTGGTGCAGGCCGATTTGCTGCAACCTCTGCCTTTGCGGTGGAAGTTAGAAGACGCAGTTGCCTTTTTCGATCCAGCCCGCCGTAGCGCCGGGCGACGGCGCTTTCATGTCGAAAGATACCAGCCCCCCTTATCCATCCTTCACAACTGGAAAACCTGTCTGCCAGATATCGCCGTAAAGCTCTCCCCTGCGGTAGATTTGGACGAGATTGCTCCTTATGGCGGTGAAGTCGAGTTTATCTCGTTCAAAGGAGAGTTGAAAGAAGCTGTGCTGTGGCTGGGGGGGTTGTCGCGGTGCTTTCGGCGGGCAACGCTCCTGCCTACCGGAGTAAGCCTGGAGAGCGAGACTCCTCTTTCGAACAAC
The genomic region above belongs to Anaerolineae bacterium and contains:
- a CDS encoding Permease of the drug/metabolite transporter (DMT) superfamily; this encodes MKAEFFALLTAMAWGIGGYFEKKGLHLGNLSPQMGITIRTAVALVILATVSFPQWKTLSQAGSKALWMMVLGGGVVAGAIGMLCFYTALKGAPLGRVMPIAFTSPLFGALMGILLGGEPLTWKVVLGGLLTVSGIIILTFG